The Xenorhabdus doucetiae genome has a window encoding:
- a CDS encoding DUF721 domain-containing protein — protein MRDSRPQSLDKLFEDAATVGKSPLQVIQQHTIALLKLNRAVLSLLPAQLHPWCRVANYRKQILVLEAGNASWMTRLRYEIPVLLSTLRSEILPSLSSIDIRINPSLMVKCDNNEQGFSKSSTKAFSNDNQELPKRQLTHESAKTLMMLAENSPERLKRKLERLAALAGEGTSTAKKKR, from the coding sequence ATGCGAGATAGCCGCCCACAATCACTGGATAAGCTGTTTGAAGATGCGGCAACTGTCGGAAAAAGCCCACTTCAAGTCATTCAACAACATACCATCGCATTATTGAAACTCAACCGTGCTGTTCTCAGTTTGCTTCCTGCGCAATTGCACCCGTGGTGCAGGGTCGCCAATTATCGCAAACAAATTCTGGTACTGGAAGCAGGAAATGCCAGTTGGATGACTCGGCTCCGGTATGAAATTCCTGTTTTGCTGTCTACATTGAGAAGCGAAATTCTACCATCTTTATCCTCTATCGACATCAGGATTAACCCATCATTAATGGTTAAGTGTGATAATAATGAGCAAGGTTTCTCAAAATCATCAACAAAAGCATTCAGTAATGATAATCAGGAATTACCAAAGCGCCAGCTCACTCATGAAAGTGCAAAAACATTAATGATGCTGGCTGAAAACAGCCCTGAAAGATTGAAAAGGAAATTGGAGCGGTTGGCTGCGCTGGCCGGAGAGGGTACCAGTACAGCCAAAAAGAAGCGCTAA
- the secM gene encoding secA translation cis-regulator SecM, producing the protein MSILNLWRQFGRRYFWSHLLLGMVATGIGAPTVFAGVAENLHHTNTSSAQGSRTQALSSFEHLFKLHLLQLKSVQRQPANYLNYWQQHAVRNVIRQLSFVFSVAEPVRNESANESHRVSSPSMQQLMLDTLHAILTQAPAPFGEIIPDIAVVVLVLPDIHTPALWVAKVQGIRAGPTNA; encoded by the coding sequence ATGAGTATTTTAAATCTTTGGCGACAATTTGGTAGGCGTTATTTTTGGTCTCACCTTTTGCTGGGCATGGTTGCCACAGGAATCGGTGCCCCTACTGTTTTCGCTGGAGTGGCAGAAAATCTGCATCATACCAATACTTCTTCTGCCCAAGGAAGCCGTACTCAAGCACTTTCTTCTTTTGAACACCTATTTAAATTACATTTGCTGCAATTAAAAAGTGTCCAGCGTCAACCCGCTAATTATTTAAATTACTGGCAGCAACATGCCGTTCGTAATGTGATCCGTCAACTTTCTTTTGTTTTTTCGGTTGCAGAGCCCGTCAGGAACGAAAGCGCAAACGAAAGTCATCGGGTTTCTTCACCATCCATGCAACAACTGATGCTGGATACGTTGCATGCCATACTGACACAAGCACCAGCACCCTTTGGAGAAATTATCCCGGATATTGCGGTGGTGGTTCTGGTGCTTCCTGATATCCATACTCCGGCTCTCTGGGTCGCCAAAGTTCAGGGAATTAGGGCTGGGCCAACGAACGCTTAA